Proteins encoded together in one Phyllostomus discolor isolate MPI-MPIP mPhyDis1 chromosome 6, mPhyDis1.pri.v3, whole genome shotgun sequence window:
- the MOB2 gene encoding MOB kinase activator 2 isoform X2 translates to MDWLMGKSKAKPNGKKPASEEKKAYLDPELAKSRITDCEFKELVALPREIDLNEWLASNTTTFFHHVNLQYSTVSEFCTAEACQTMAVCNTQYYWYDERGKKVKCTAPQYVDFVMSSVQKLVTDEDVFPTKYGREFPSSFESLVKRICRHLFHVLAHIYSSHFKETLALELHGHLNTLYVHFILFAREFNLLDPKETAVMDDLTEVLCSGAGRGGGGGDGAGGGGPGAQNHVKER, encoded by the exons GAAGTCCAAGGCAAAGCCCAACGGGAAGAAGCCGGCGTCGGAGGAGAAGAAGGCGTACCTGGACCCGGAGCTCGCCAAGTCCCGAATCACCGACTGCGAGTTCAAGGAGCTGGTGGCGCTGCCCCGGGAGATCGACCTCAACGAGTGGCTGGCCAGCAACA CTACCACGTTCTTCCACCATGTGAACCTGCAGTACAGCACCGTCTCGGAGTTCTGCACTGCGGAGGCCTGCCAGACCATGGCCGTGTGCAACAC ACAGTACTACTGGTATGACGAGAGGGGGAAGAAGGTCAAGTGCACGGCCCCCCAGTACGTGGACTTCGTCATGAGCTCCGTGCAGAAGCTGGTGACGGACGAGGACGTGTTCCCCACGAAGTACG gccgCGAGTTCCCCAGCTCCTTCGAGTCCCTGGTGAAGAGGATCTGCAGGCACCTGTTCCACGTGCTGGCGCACATCTACTCGTCCCACTTCAAGGAGACCCTGGCCCTCGAGCTGCACGGACACTTGAACACGCTCTACGTCCACTTCATCCTCTTCGCCAGGGAGTTCAACCTGCTGGACCCCAAAGAGACCGCCGTCATGGACGACCTCACGGAGGTGCTGTGCAGCGGCGCGGGccgcggcgggggcggcggggacGGGGCCGGCGGCGGGGGCCCCGGGGCACAGAACCACGTGAAGGAGAGGTGA